A region from the Melioribacter roseus P3M-2 genome encodes:
- a CDS encoding fibronectin type III domain-containing protein: MIIFILLNISCRKNDLIEPADDYVPPLPPIKLEVYSAFDGQVGLSWRKNMEPDIEGYLVYRSINDTSDFTYITFTINNYYIDGNLEYDSTYYYRIAAKDFDGNISGFSDMVSAKPVNIFPPYNPVYLYVYARNNSGNPEIEVSWSPAYDNDISHYEIYRSAVVNYTLQDQYLLLKSADNYFLDTNNIELLKKYYYRIVSVDKGGLKSSGTEPVSDYALNVPELLYPGNNTTINKIDEFIFRAASAPASYELIIQTSEHEGVIHNVPIFDAEPDSVYALKADNLYLNPYIKYYWKIAAYTKDRKPNSVSKTFSFFYNPGQN; this comes from the coding sequence TTGATAATTTTTATATTACTGAATATATCATGCAGAAAGAATGATCTGATCGAACCTGCCGATGATTACGTTCCTCCCCTTCCGCCAATAAAATTAGAAGTCTATTCGGCTTTCGACGGTCAGGTAGGTTTATCATGGCGTAAAAATATGGAGCCAGATATTGAAGGATATCTGGTCTATCGCAGCATTAACGATACATCCGATTTTACTTATATAACGTTTACTATTAACAATTATTATATCGACGGAAATCTGGAATACGATTCGACTTATTATTATCGTATTGCGGCTAAAGACTTCGACGGAAACATAAGCGGATTCAGCGATATGGTTTCCGCTAAACCGGTAAATATTTTCCCGCCATACAATCCGGTTTATCTTTACGTCTATGCGCGCAACAATTCCGGTAATCCGGAAATAGAAGTCTCGTGGTCCCCTGCTTACGACAACGATATCAGTCATTATGAAATTTACAGGAGCGCCGTCGTTAATTATACCCTTCAAGATCAATACCTTCTTCTAAAATCAGCCGATAATTATTTTCTAGATACTAACAATATTGAACTATTAAAAAAATATTATTACAGAATCGTAAGCGTTGATAAAGGCGGACTCAAAAGCAGCGGCACGGAACCGGTTTCGGATTATGCGCTCAATGTTCCGGAGCTTTTATATCCGGGAAACAATACGACGATAAACAAAATAGATGAGTTTATTTTCAGAGCGGCATCGGCTCCCGCCTCTTATGAATTAATTATACAGACAAGCGAACACGAAGGAGTAATTCATAACGTCCCCATATTCGACGCAGAACCGGATTCGGTTTACGCTCTTAAAGCTGATAATTTATATCTCAATCCTTATATTAAGTATTACTGGAAAATAGCGGCATACACTAAAGATAGAAAACCTAATTCGGTAAGCAAAACATTTTCATTTTTTTACAATCCCGGACAGAATTGA